The Balneolaceae bacterium DNA segment CAATTTCCACCATTCTCGGAATTTTGCCGATTGCGCTTGCACTGGGTGCCGGCGCAGAAAGTAGAACCTCAATGGGTATTGCAGTTATTGGCGGCCTGTTGATTGGAAGTTTCTTGACGTTATATGTTATTCCTGCCATCTACAGCTATTTTGCATCCGAAAAAGATGCAGAAAGCGAGATTCTTGAACAAGCCAAAAAAGCTGAAAAAATGGAGCCAGCGTCTGTATGAGTCAAAAAATGATTGTGGGAATCACAACAATTTTTCTATTACTGTTCTGCTTGAACCCCGGCCAAATCAAAGCTCAACAGGTATTGAGTCTTGATGAAGCTGTATCAATTGGCCTCGAGAATAACTACGGAATTAAGATCTCAAGAAATTCGGTTGAACAGGCTGATAATAATCAAACAATAGGGAATGCCGGTTTTCTGCCTGTTATAGAAGTTACAGCTTCCAGAACGGAGAGTATTGAAGATAGCGAATTTCAAGCCGGGGGAGAATCGCGAACATCTGAGGGAGCCGAAAGTAATAATACTAATGCAGCCATCAATCTGGACTGGACTCTTTTTGACGGCCTTCGAATGTTTTCATCGTATGACCGGCTGGGAGAACTTCGCGATCTAAGCGAGATGCAATTGAACCTGAACCAGGAATTCCTGGTGACAAATATTTCGCTTACCTATTTCAATATCATACGTATCAGTGAGCAGTTAAACATTTTGCAGAACAATATTGAGGTAACCGAAGAACGAATCGAGATCGAGGAAACAAAAGTAGATTTAGGGTCCGGTTCTGAATATGATCTTCTACAGGCTCGCTCTGATTTAAGCGAAGACCGTGCCGCGTACATTCGGGAAACCAATGCTCTCACAGAAGCTAAAATTAGGTTAAACGAACTTCTCGGCAGACAACCCGGCGAGGATTTTAATGTAGTTAGTGAGATCGCCGTAAATCGATCCCTGGTGAAGCAAGAACTCTATCAAAATTTAATCGAAGAGAATACTGAACTGGCTATTGCCAGAGCGGAGGAAGGAATATCAGAGCTCGAGCTTCGCGAAATCCAGGGTGAACGATATCCCGAAATATTATTTTCGTCCGGTTATAGCTTTAATAGAAATGAAAGCGGCGGCGGATTTTTTAGCTTTAACGAAACTGTCGGTTTTTCATACGGGCTGACGGCCCGTGTACCGATCTTTAATGGTTTTAATCTAAATCGCAGAATTCAGAACGCAAAGATTGACCAAAAGAATGCTGAAATTAACCGCCAGCAAGAAAGATTACGAATTGAATCCAATTTTGAGAGTGCGTACCGTGCATACTCGAATGCTATTGAACTGGTGGATTTAGAAGAGGAAAATTATCAAAATGCAGAGAAAACACTGGATATAGCACTGGAGAGATTTCGCCTGGGCAGCATCAGTTCGCTTGAGTTCAGGGAAGCTCAAACCACATTTCTTCAGGCCGAAAACAGGTTGATCAACGCAAAGTATGAAGCTAAGATTGCAGAAACAGAACTACTGCAATTAAGTGGTAATATTGACGCTTTGGTCGTTCAATAAAGAATTACTATTCAACAACTATCGGCTGAGGGAGAACCGGATTTTTGTGCCGTTTTCAAGATAGTCCATCGAATCGGAGATCTCTTTGATCAGGAAAATACCTCGTCCGCTGTCTTTTAACAGATTTTCTTCTTTAAGCGGATTATTGGCAGCCTCAGGATTAAATCCATCGCCATGATCTTTCACGGTAGAAACGACCTTTTTAGAATTTATTTGTACTTCAATCTCTACCATTTTTTCCTCATCCAGCTTATTGCCATGCACAATTGCATTGGTCACAGCCTCGCTGAGCAGAAGCATAAGGTTGCCGGTTATATCATCTTCCAGTTGGCTCTTTTCCTGAATCTCTGAAACAAAATCAGGAATCTTTTCCGACTCTTGATAAGTCGAATTCAATGAGAGCCGAAAAGTTTGTTTCGACATATTGTGCCGTATTTCAAAGTTAATTAAGCGTAGATGTTATCTATATTTAATGTAGTTGCAACCCTGTCAATGGCATTGACAAGAATCACCTGACGTTAAGTTATTTTAAATTCTTCATTTACGCCATAAGCATTTTGCATCATGCGATTAAATCATTTGATAACTCGTGCTTTGGTCCAAAAAACCTTGCCTTTTTTGAACCCGTTTAAAATAAGAAACGGTTACACTACCTGCATTCACTAAAAAATCAGGAATTACCAATATACAATTATCTTTAAGATTGCATTTGCGTTTGCAATAATATTTGGTATTTGCACCTTCTGATATAACTTTTTTCCAAATGTTCCCGATGCTAGTGTTAAGTTAAATATGAAATGTCGGAAGCAACCTGTCAGCACCCACTGGATCTGACAGCGTTGATTTTTGACGCTGACAGAAACCCGGAAAAGCACCGGGAATGCTGTCAGGTCTATATCCGACAAATGATAATTGACATAACACTAATTT contains these protein-coding regions:
- a CDS encoding efflux RND transporter permease subunit, with amino-acid sequence ISTILGILPIALALGAGAESRTSMGIAVIGGLLIGSFLTLYVIPAIYSYFASEKDAESEILEQAKKAEKMEPASV
- a CDS encoding TolC family protein — encoded protein: MSQKMIVGITTIFLLLFCLNPGQIKAQQVLSLDEAVSIGLENNYGIKISRNSVEQADNNQTIGNAGFLPVIEVTASRTESIEDSEFQAGGESRTSEGAESNNTNAAINLDWTLFDGLRMFSSYDRLGELRDLSEMQLNLNQEFLVTNISLTYFNIIRISEQLNILQNNIEVTEERIEIEETKVDLGSGSEYDLLQARSDLSEDRAAYIRETNALTEAKIRLNELLGRQPGEDFNVVSEIAVNRSLVKQELYQNLIEENTELAIARAEEGISELELREIQGERYPEILFSSGYSFNRNESGGGFFSFNETVGFSYGLTARVPIFNGFNLNRRIQNAKIDQKNAEINRQQERLRIESNFESAYRAYSNAIELVDLEEENYQNAEKTLDIALERFRLGSISSLEFREAQTTFLQAENRLINAKYEAKIAETELLQLSGNIDALVVQ
- a CDS encoding ATP-binding protein, translated to MSKQTFRLSLNSTYQESEKIPDFVSEIQEKSQLEDDITGNLMLLLSEAVTNAIVHGNKLDEEKMVEIEVQINSKKVVSTVKDHGDGFNPEAANNPLKEENLLKDSGRGIFLIKEISDSMDYLENGTKIRFSLSR